A window of Streptomyces gilvosporeus contains these coding sequences:
- a CDS encoding iron-containing redox enzyme family protein, which yields MIVGKEYFEITEDFGTREQFLTIKRYFDGRHSIAQIAERAGVDEDSVRQIAETFDELGLLYRTRPMASVPAKAFIEQIEASCDMWGRQIGFHNLFAGLESGDLRGEVFMGMILETYHYVKAAPKHIATAIAHCDDERLVPLLSRYFTEEYNHAGMLLQSLKKMGVPKEHIKSAHPVIGTWSLINNLCEIARQDTLSYIACTTLFEARADDFEEGTESLRRAARTAGYPEACAEPLITHMRIDVEAGHVGLLDEAVGILGDIPAANAHKAVNNLHDLKHSYDQFHDGIVQYYSDIANYIPRIKVDYFSL from the coding sequence ATGATCGTCGGCAAGGAATACTTCGAAATCACCGAGGACTTCGGAACCCGGGAGCAGTTCCTCACCATCAAGCGCTACTTCGACGGCCGGCACTCGATCGCCCAGATCGCCGAGCGCGCGGGCGTCGACGAGGACTCCGTACGGCAGATCGCCGAGACCTTCGACGAGCTCGGACTGCTGTACCGCACGAGGCCGATGGCCTCCGTACCTGCCAAGGCGTTCATCGAGCAGATCGAGGCCAGCTGCGATATGTGGGGCCGTCAGATCGGCTTCCACAACCTCTTCGCCGGCCTGGAGAGCGGCGATCTGCGCGGCGAGGTCTTCATGGGAATGATCCTGGAGACCTACCACTATGTGAAGGCGGCGCCCAAGCACATCGCCACGGCCATTGCCCACTGCGATGACGAACGGCTGGTGCCTCTCCTCTCCCGCTACTTCACCGAGGAATACAACCACGCGGGAATGCTCCTGCAGTCCCTGAAGAAAATGGGCGTACCCAAGGAGCACATCAAGAGCGCCCATCCGGTCATCGGCACCTGGTCGCTGATCAACAACCTCTGCGAAATCGCCCGCCAGGACACGCTCTCCTATATCGCCTGCACCACGCTCTTCGAGGCGCGTGCCGACGATTTCGAGGAGGGCACCGAAAGCCTGCGGCGCGCCGCGCGCACGGCCGGATATCCGGAAGCCTGCGCCGAACCGCTCATCACGCATATGCGTATCGACGTCGAGGCCGGACACGTCGGCCTGCTGGACGAGGCGGTCGGAATCCTTGGCGACATCCCCGCCGCGAACGCCCATAAGGCCGTGAACAATCTGCACGACCTCAAGCATTCGTACGACCAGTTCCACGATGGAATCGTCCAGTACTACTCGGACATCGCCAACTACATTCCGCGCATCAAGGTGGACTATTTCAGTCTCTGA
- a CDS encoding class I SAM-dependent methyltransferase — translation MTDGARRIAHVMQPVVQETYGPADLSGDPIFAGGFINFGYWQAVDLDLPLGETERIRSQEDLYRHVLDAAGLAGEPKLLEVGCGLGMGCAMALREYGPSAVTGMDIHPEQLQRARGAHAGLLRDESARLRLVQGAAERMPFEDGEFDAVISVEAAQHFPDFGAFAAETSRVLRPGGRVAVASFFTVDDVPGRPEELAQLLDTYANGLDIARPVNALADAFTTAGLTNVGVESIGAHVWPGWDLWLGRSWAPGTWPRNFLRAYEQRILDYYVITAGRPG, via the coding sequence ATGACAGACGGTGCTCGGCGGATTGCCCACGTCATGCAACCCGTGGTGCAGGAGACGTATGGTCCGGCCGATCTGAGCGGCGATCCGATCTTCGCCGGAGGGTTCATCAACTTCGGGTACTGGCAAGCCGTTGACCTGGACCTCCCGCTCGGCGAGACGGAGCGGATCCGCAGTCAGGAGGATCTCTACCGTCACGTCCTGGACGCCGCTGGGCTGGCGGGAGAGCCGAAGCTGCTGGAAGTGGGCTGCGGGCTCGGCATGGGATGCGCGATGGCCCTGCGGGAATACGGCCCCTCAGCGGTCACCGGTATGGACATTCATCCGGAGCAACTGCAACGGGCGCGCGGCGCGCACGCCGGCCTGCTGCGGGATGAGTCGGCACGACTGCGGCTCGTCCAGGGGGCGGCGGAGCGCATGCCCTTCGAAGACGGCGAGTTCGACGCCGTCATCAGCGTGGAGGCAGCTCAGCACTTCCCGGATTTCGGCGCCTTCGCGGCAGAGACGTCGCGGGTGCTGCGCCCCGGCGGCCGGGTGGCGGTCGCCAGCTTCTTCACCGTGGACGACGTGCCCGGTCGACCCGAGGAGCTTGCACAGCTGCTGGACACGTACGCGAACGGCCTGGACATCGCCCGGCCGGTGAACGCGCTCGCCGATGCGTTCACGACGGCCGGGCTCACGAACGTGGGCGTCGAATCGATCGGGGCGCACGTCTGGCCGGGGTGGGACCTCTGGCTCGGCCGATCGTGGGCTCCGGGGACCTGGCCGCGGAACTTCCTACGAGCCTACGAGCAGCGGATCCTTGACTACTACGTCATCACGGCGGGTCGGCCGGGATAA
- a CDS encoding MFS transporter has protein sequence MKRYRALFRHQGLPLWSVVRALTRFPIVGAPIGFVLLARTTLGTYTTGAWMAAAYMICETIAAPVLGARFGRGNVLRGLRCALLTAAAAFLGIALVAGAAGTPVLLALAGTAGAATAGLQGGLRSLLTTRLDPADVPTALSWESVIHQFVYALGPVVVAGTAFGIDGRAPMVLAGTAALAAALLSGRLPGITERTAPGAAGSRQAARRALLGAWPVYLTSAGVSFLIATVEVLLAPLLDENGLPASLSGPLLGAFAVTSLLGGLCYGLRTWRMSYRSQSLVLLIAVATLVGGAALAAGAGPVPLTAFLLPAGALYAALLTARNLSLRERLPRGLDATGYSLLYAGSGLGFGLSAALSGVLLTHLAPHTALLIAAGATLLLAAAGAAAERGRRTRRPSPPPPAHGQSPDAGAVHEDRPAAYHS, from the coding sequence GTGAAACGCTACCGCGCCCTGTTCCGCCACCAGGGCCTCCCGTTATGGAGCGTGGTCCGCGCGCTCACCCGCTTCCCGATCGTCGGCGCGCCCATCGGCTTCGTCCTGCTGGCGCGTACGACGCTGGGCACCTACACCACCGGCGCCTGGATGGCCGCCGCCTACATGATCTGCGAGACGATCGCCGCCCCCGTACTCGGCGCCCGGTTCGGACGCGGCAACGTGCTCCGGGGCCTGCGATGCGCCCTGCTGACCGCCGCGGCCGCCTTCCTGGGCATCGCCCTCGTGGCCGGGGCGGCGGGCACTCCGGTGCTGCTGGCGCTGGCCGGAACCGCCGGCGCGGCGACGGCCGGCCTCCAGGGCGGCCTGCGCAGCCTGCTCACCACCCGGCTCGACCCCGCCGACGTACCCACCGCGCTGAGCTGGGAATCGGTCATCCACCAGTTCGTCTACGCCCTCGGCCCGGTCGTGGTGGCCGGGACGGCCTTCGGCATCGACGGCCGAGCGCCCATGGTGCTGGCCGGGACCGCGGCCCTGGCCGCCGCGCTGCTGTCCGGACGGCTCCCGGGGATCACGGAACGGACCGCACCCGGAGCCGCCGGCTCCCGGCAGGCGGCACGCCGCGCCCTGCTCGGTGCCTGGCCGGTCTACCTCACCAGCGCAGGAGTCTCGTTCCTCATCGCCACGGTGGAGGTGCTCCTGGCCCCGCTGCTCGACGAGAACGGACTGCCGGCCTCCCTGTCCGGACCGCTACTGGGCGCCTTCGCCGTGACCAGCCTGCTGGGCGGCCTCTGTTACGGGCTGCGCACCTGGCGCATGTCCTACCGGTCGCAGAGCCTCGTCCTGCTGATCGCGGTGGCCACACTCGTCGGCGGCGCCGCCCTCGCGGCAGGCGCCGGGCCGGTCCCCCTCACCGCGTTCCTCCTGCCGGCCGGCGCCCTGTACGCGGCGCTGCTCACCGCCCGCAACCTGTCCCTGCGCGAGCGGCTGCCCCGCGGCCTGGACGCCACCGGCTACTCCCTGCTGTACGCCGGCAGCGGCCTGGGCTTCGGCCTCAGCGCCGCCCTGTCCGGCGTCCTGCTGACCCACCTCGCCCCCCACACCGCCCTGCTCATCGCCGCCGGGGCGACGCTGCTCCTGGCGGCGGCCGGTGCGGCTGCCGAACGGGGCCGACGTACCCGGCGGCCGTCGCCACCACCCCCGGCACACGGCCAGAGCCCTGACGCCGGTGCGGTCCACGAAGACCGCCCCGCCGCCTACCACTCGTAG
- a CDS encoding HIT family protein produces the protein MTGDGDGEWRTDRIGTALRGANPTVLRRLESGFAVIGDVQFLPGYSVLLVDEPNVQRLSDLPKAKRLSFLSGMDQLGEAVERVCRRLDPAFRRVNLEILGNTDPFLHAHVWPRFDWEPADLVGAPVWLYPRDRWSDEQFRLGPRHEELREAIGVELDLLRPSA, from the coding sequence ATGACGGGTGACGGTGACGGTGAGTGGCGGACGGATCGCATCGGGACCGCTCTGAGGGGTGCGAATCCGACCGTGTTGCGGCGGCTGGAATCGGGGTTCGCGGTGATCGGCGACGTGCAGTTCCTGCCGGGCTACTCGGTCCTCCTCGTGGACGAGCCGAACGTGCAGCGGCTGTCGGATCTGCCGAAGGCCAAGCGACTGTCGTTCCTCTCCGGTATGGACCAGCTCGGCGAAGCGGTCGAGCGGGTCTGTCGACGGCTGGATCCGGCCTTCCGGCGGGTCAACCTGGAGATCCTGGGGAACACGGACCCGTTCCTGCATGCGCACGTCTGGCCGCGCTTCGACTGGGAGCCGGCCGATCTCGTGGGCGCGCCGGTGTGGCTCTATCCGCGTGACCGGTGGAGCGACGAGCAGTTCAGGCTCGGACCGCGGCACGAGGAACTGCGGGAGGCGATCGGCGTCGAACTGGATCTGCTGAGGCCGTCGGCCTGA
- a CDS encoding carboxylate-amine ligase: MGVEEEFVLAHAVTREVALAAPSVVEAADLLAGTGHVVGELAQAQLETISAVCSTTRQLRAEVTRLRRCAARAAQEAGCLLVACGTAPLGDPGPPPVQDKPRSHTIAARFGPLLDQLCANSCHVHVGVPDREEAVQVVNHLRPWMPLLLSLTANSPYCRGRDTGHASWRAILWGRWPTATPPPYLRSVDHYEQIVSALVNSGAALDPGMLYWSVRPSRHVPTVEIRVADVQPGAADTVAYALLVRALVAAALADVRKGRPAPPVEETVLRAATWRAARDGMSGQALTAPLPGALRTVPAWYLATALLRHVQGPLRAAGDFDAVRRWLSRLQRHGTGATRQRTVYRRTGRLEDVVDALAVPATLPRGAEGDPKGRTARADTVQPR, from the coding sequence GTGGGGGTGGAAGAGGAGTTCGTTCTGGCGCATGCGGTGACGCGTGAGGTGGCACTCGCGGCCCCTTCCGTGGTGGAGGCGGCCGACCTGCTGGCAGGGACCGGGCATGTGGTGGGCGAGCTGGCACAGGCACAGCTGGAGACCATCAGCGCAGTCTGCTCCACCACCCGGCAGCTGCGTGCGGAGGTCACCCGGCTGCGCCGCTGTGCGGCCCGCGCCGCGCAGGAGGCCGGCTGCCTGCTGGTCGCCTGCGGCACGGCACCACTGGGCGATCCCGGCCCGCCGCCGGTCCAGGACAAACCGCGCTCGCACACGATCGCCGCCCGGTTCGGACCGCTGCTGGATCAGCTGTGCGCCAACTCCTGCCATGTGCACGTAGGCGTACCGGACCGGGAGGAGGCCGTCCAGGTCGTCAACCACCTGCGGCCCTGGATGCCGCTGCTCCTGTCCCTGACCGCGAACTCCCCCTACTGCCGCGGCCGCGACACCGGCCACGCCAGCTGGCGGGCCATCCTGTGGGGCCGCTGGCCGACCGCCACGCCGCCCCCGTACCTGCGCTCGGTGGACCACTACGAGCAGATCGTCTCGGCGCTGGTGAACAGCGGGGCGGCGCTGGACCCGGGCATGCTGTACTGGTCCGTCCGCCCCTCCCGGCATGTGCCCACCGTCGAGATCAGGGTCGCCGATGTGCAGCCCGGCGCCGCCGACACCGTCGCGTATGCGCTACTGGTGCGCGCCCTGGTCGCCGCGGCGCTGGCCGACGTACGCAAGGGGAGACCGGCCCCGCCCGTGGAGGAAACCGTTCTGCGCGCGGCGACCTGGCGCGCGGCCCGGGACGGGATGTCGGGCCAGGCCCTGACCGCCCCGCTGCCCGGAGCACTCCGAACGGTCCCGGCCTGGTACCTGGCCACGGCCCTGCTCAGACACGTCCAGGGCCCGCTGCGCGCCGCCGGCGATTTCGACGCCGTACGGCGCTGGCTGTCGCGGCTGCAACGGCACGGCACCGGCGCCACACGGCAACGCACCGTGTACCGGCGCACGGGACGCCTGGAGGACGTGGTCGACGCGCTGGCGGTCCCCGCGACGCTCCCGCGCGGGGCCGAGGGGGACCCGAAGGGCCGCACCGCCCGCGCGGACACGGTGCAGCCCCGGTGA
- a CDS encoding lipase family protein produces MTSVTIDHRATCYSLGHALCMAHAADLAYKDKNTIENTAREWGFPRVRHHETRFRPPFPLEDTQAYTLAGEHMIITGFRGTEPTNMRDWLSDATTPPWPGPGGRGYVHYGFAEALDSIWPQVRAALGEFRDNGQTIWFTGHSLGGALAMLAGARLHFEDPRLRADGIYTFGQPRTCDRLLAQEFNTAFTDRMYRFVNNNDVVPQLPPEPAFHHVDALRYIDSKGKLHDSMPLAAGLVDRARGLTADALAPASDGVRDHFINNYIGALEKNQR; encoded by the coding sequence TTGACCTCTGTCACGATCGACCATCGCGCCACCTGCTACAGCCTCGGCCACGCCCTGTGCATGGCCCATGCGGCCGACCTCGCCTACAAGGACAAGAACACCATCGAGAACACGGCGCGCGAATGGGGATTCCCGCGGGTGCGGCACCACGAGACCCGCTTCCGCCCGCCGTTCCCCCTGGAGGACACCCAGGCGTACACCCTCGCCGGGGAGCACATGATCATCACCGGCTTCCGCGGGACGGAGCCGACGAACATGCGTGACTGGCTGTCCGACGCGACCACCCCGCCGTGGCCGGGTCCCGGCGGCAGGGGATACGTGCACTACGGCTTCGCCGAGGCGCTGGACTCCATCTGGCCACAAGTGCGCGCGGCGCTCGGCGAGTTCCGGGACAACGGCCAGACGATCTGGTTCACCGGTCACAGTCTCGGCGGTGCGCTGGCCATGCTCGCCGGTGCCCGCCTGCACTTCGAGGATCCGCGGCTGAGGGCCGACGGCATCTACACCTTCGGCCAGCCGCGCACCTGTGACCGGCTGCTGGCCCAGGAGTTCAACACGGCCTTCACCGACCGGATGTACCGCTTCGTGAACAACAACGACGTGGTGCCCCAGCTCCCGCCCGAGCCGGCCTTCCATCACGTCGACGCCCTGCGCTACATCGACTCCAAGGGCAAGCTGCACGACTCGATGCCCCTGGCCGCCGGGCTTGTCGACCGCGCCCGGGGGCTGACGGCCGACGCGCTGGCACCGGCCTCGGACGGCGTGCGGGACCATTTCATCAACAACTACATCGGTGCGCTGGAGAAGAACCAGCGCTGA
- a CDS encoding MFS transporter yields MTHVEHAHTGADEVTTPLRRHGSFVRFWIAQTSSQLGDEVYTVALPLVVYAVTGSAGAMSLIFGLSMVPHVVAGLFGGALTDRQGPYTLLVATSLLAGTLMTTLAALVSTGRAGVPVMAVITVALACAASTLLSAYESAIPRLIPAPRLLEANSRLESTRTLCTVLGPSLAGFLTGFGNGGPAIALNALSFFVATLMIVPLRTLKGAEGPGTVTATPVNTPVPARELWADVRDGLAQAWHRRPVRIGILLSSGANLCTGSLDIYAIFSLRHNLHASAVVVGLLFTGSGLFAMLAATLLPRLGKHVGYAPGMGLGLAGLGSACALMAFPSHLVVVALALMANTCGTVIFNVQWRAMRQHVAGPALVGRISGICRGIAFAAAAIGAWVGGLLATLSGNGSRLYLLSGAVFVAALTLCALSFLRRSLRSVATAVP; encoded by the coding sequence ATGACTCACGTCGAGCACGCGCACACGGGGGCGGACGAAGTGACTACTCCGCTGCGGCGGCACGGATCCTTCGTCCGCTTCTGGATCGCCCAGACGAGCAGCCAGTTGGGCGACGAGGTCTACACCGTCGCCCTCCCCCTGGTCGTCTATGCGGTGACCGGATCCGCCGGGGCCATGTCCCTGATTTTCGGACTCTCCATGGTCCCGCACGTCGTCGCCGGCCTCTTCGGCGGCGCCCTGACTGACCGTCAGGGCCCCTACACATTGCTGGTCGCCACCTCGCTCCTCGCCGGCACCCTGATGACCACCCTCGCGGCGCTGGTCTCGACGGGCCGGGCGGGCGTCCCCGTCATGGCCGTGATCACCGTGGCGCTCGCCTGCGCGGCCTCCACCCTGCTGTCCGCCTACGAATCCGCCATCCCGCGGCTGATACCGGCGCCCCGCCTGCTGGAGGCCAACTCACGGCTGGAGAGCACCCGGACCCTGTGCACGGTGCTCGGCCCCTCACTGGCGGGCTTCCTGACCGGTTTCGGCAACGGCGGCCCGGCCATCGCCCTGAACGCCCTCAGCTTCTTCGTCGCCACTCTCATGATCGTCCCCTTGCGCACACTCAAGGGGGCCGAAGGGCCCGGCACGGTCACGGCGACACCCGTCAACACCCCCGTTCCGGCACGGGAGTTGTGGGCCGACGTCCGCGACGGCCTCGCCCAGGCATGGCACCGCCGCCCCGTCCGCATCGGCATCCTGCTCAGCTCCGGAGCCAATCTGTGCACCGGCTCCCTGGACATCTACGCGATCTTCTCGCTCCGGCACAACCTGCACGCCTCGGCGGTCGTCGTAGGACTCCTCTTCACCGGCTCGGGCCTCTTCGCCATGCTGGCCGCGACCCTCCTGCCGCGTCTGGGCAAGCACGTCGGCTACGCCCCCGGCATGGGCCTGGGGCTGGCCGGGCTCGGCAGCGCCTGCGCACTCATGGCCTTCCCCTCCCACCTCGTCGTCGTGGCGCTCGCCCTGATGGCGAACACCTGCGGCACGGTGATCTTCAACGTCCAATGGCGCGCCATGCGCCAGCACGTCGCGGGACCGGCCCTGGTCGGCCGCATCTCCGGCATCTGCCGCGGCATCGCCTTCGCGGCGGCCGCGATCGGCGCCTGGGTGGGCGGACTGCTGGCCACCCTGTCGGGCAACGGCAGCCGCCTCTATCTGCTCTCGGGAGCCGTCTTCGTCGCCGCCCTCACCCTGTGCGCCCTGAGCTTTCTGCGGCGCAGTCTGCGCTCCGTGGCCACCGCCGTGCCGTGA
- a CDS encoding formyltransferase family protein: MNPTEHAPMPTTDPTDHARTPHRVHLPGCRTPGELRFAYLNLADHPRGVLMLQRLVAAGFVPTLVIDEESALADSGRSSQRAELDRVPGYEPPPLTEDLCAAHGIPRYTVPHHNDKKVAHLIQEADVHIAVLGDTRILKPFVIDSAPHGIVNVHPGFLPDVRGNNPYIWSVIHDLPQGATAHFIDPGVDRGPILLARRIELPDGTDLPQLVHTLNELCADIVVEALHHLASGAATATPQPDDPRLTFREARPEVRALAAKMLRERAERAERSERAERHVIRP; encoded by the coding sequence ATGAACCCCACCGAGCACGCCCCCATGCCCACCACGGACCCCACCGACCACGCCCGCACACCCCACCGCGTACACCTCCCCGGCTGCCGCACCCCCGGCGAACTCCGCTTCGCCTATCTGAACCTGGCGGACCACCCCCGCGGCGTCCTGATGCTGCAACGCCTGGTCGCCGCGGGGTTCGTGCCCACGCTGGTGATCGACGAGGAATCCGCCCTCGCCGACAGCGGCCGCTCCTCGCAACGCGCCGAACTCGACCGGGTGCCGGGCTACGAACCGCCGCCGCTCACCGAGGACCTGTGCGCCGCACACGGCATCCCCCGATACACGGTGCCGCACCACAACGACAAGAAGGTCGCCCACCTCATCCAGGAGGCCGACGTCCACATAGCCGTCCTCGGCGACACCCGCATCCTGAAGCCCTTCGTGATCGACAGCGCCCCGCACGGAATCGTCAATGTGCACCCCGGCTTCCTCCCGGACGTCCGCGGCAACAACCCGTACATCTGGTCCGTCATCCACGACCTGCCGCAGGGCGCGACGGCGCACTTCATCGACCCGGGGGTCGACCGTGGCCCGATCCTGCTGGCCCGCCGGATCGAACTGCCCGACGGAACCGACCTGCCGCAACTCGTCCACACGCTCAACGAGCTCTGCGCGGACATCGTGGTCGAGGCCCTGCACCACCTCGCGTCGGGAGCGGCCACCGCCACCCCGCAGCCCGACGACCCGCGCCTCACCTTCCGCGAGGCCCGCCCCGAAGTCCGCGCCCTCGCCGCCAAGATGCTGCGCGAACGAGCCGAGCGGGCAGAACGAAGCGAACGGGCCGAACGGCACGTGATCCGGCCCTAG
- a CDS encoding AraC family transcriptional regulator — translation MPKSRHEVRHEIRRGVRHGIRHEPVAPTRTQWLASGSGIDAHRHDDHQIVYAGRGVLAVTTSAGSWVAPGTRAIWVPAGTVHAHQAHGELELHLVGLPATENPLGLDAPTVLAVGPLLRELLVAYTRTPDDDSPERARLRAVLLDQLRASPQQPLHLPTPTSPLLRTLCDILRADPADSRTLSELGRDVGASARTLSRLFRGDLGMTFPQWRTQLRLQRALVLLAEGTPVTAVAHRCGWSSASAFIDVFRRTFGHTPGAHPTG, via the coding sequence ATGCCGAAAAGCCGCCATGAGGTCCGCCACGAGATCCGTCGTGGGGTCCGCCACGGGATCCGGCATGAGCCGGTCGCTCCGACCCGCACCCAGTGGCTGGCGTCCGGCAGTGGGATCGACGCCCATCGGCACGACGACCACCAGATCGTCTATGCCGGGCGGGGAGTTCTGGCGGTCACGACCAGCGCGGGTTCCTGGGTCGCCCCGGGCACCCGCGCCATCTGGGTTCCGGCCGGCACCGTCCACGCCCACCAGGCCCACGGTGAGCTGGAACTGCATCTGGTGGGGCTGCCCGCGACCGAGAACCCGCTCGGTCTGGACGCGCCGACCGTGCTGGCCGTGGGCCCGCTGCTGCGCGAACTGCTCGTGGCCTACACCCGCACCCCGGACGACGACAGTCCCGAACGGGCCCGTTTGCGCGCGGTGTTGCTCGACCAGCTGCGGGCCTCCCCGCAACAGCCGCTGCACCTGCCCACACCGACCTCGCCTCTGCTACGGACCCTGTGCGACATCCTGCGCGCCGATCCGGCCGACAGCCGCACCCTCTCCGAACTCGGCCGTGACGTCGGGGCGAGCGCTCGCACCCTGTCCCGGCTGTTCCGCGGCGATCTCGGCATGACGTTCCCGCAGTGGCGCACCCAGTTGCGGCTCCAGCGCGCACTGGTCCTGCTGGCCGAGGGAACACCGGTGACCGCGGTGGCGCACCGGTGCGGCTGGTCGTCGGCAAGCGCGTTCATCGACGTCTTCCGACGCACCTTCGGCCACACACCGGGCGCCCACCCGACGGGCTGA
- a CDS encoding MFS transporter, whose protein sequence is MQRNTSITLLSVGHACVDVYQGAVASLVPFFVAERAYSYAAVSGIVLAASLLSSVAQPVFGALTDRWAMPWLLPVGTLLGGLGIALSGLSGSYGLTLAFVAISGIGVAAYHPESARVARLASQGSHSAMSWFSVGGNLGFALAPLMVAAVVATGGLRLTPLLALPALAGIALCLPVLHALGRRQAAGAGTAIPAGGDDRASFVKLSLAVVCRSIVFVGLSAFISLYATQRLHGSAAAGPAALFVLYLGGAVGSVLGGSLANRWDRVTVCRWSYLISVGAVAGVVFVPGPALYLFVALTSAGLYVPFSLQVTLGQDYLPSRVGTASGITLGLTVSIGGLASPAIGSIADATSLRTALAPLILLPALSWLFFHTLPEPSPKLSTSTLSTSLEQGDSRRRGPGLRRPRRQTTPMPHSLRPGPTAPDRRRVDVPEGCGSSGDQSS, encoded by the coding sequence GTGCAAAGGAATACATCGATCACCCTGCTGTCCGTCGGCCACGCCTGCGTCGACGTCTACCAGGGCGCCGTCGCGTCCCTGGTCCCCTTCTTCGTCGCCGAGCGCGCCTACAGTTACGCCGCCGTCTCCGGCATCGTGCTGGCCGCCTCCTTGCTGTCATCCGTGGCACAGCCGGTGTTCGGCGCCCTCACCGACCGCTGGGCGATGCCCTGGCTGCTACCGGTCGGCACGCTGCTGGGCGGACTCGGCATCGCCCTGAGCGGGCTGAGCGGCTCCTACGGCCTGACGCTTGCGTTCGTGGCGATCTCCGGGATCGGCGTGGCCGCCTACCACCCCGAGTCCGCTCGGGTCGCCCGGCTCGCCAGCCAAGGCAGCCACAGCGCCATGAGTTGGTTCTCCGTAGGCGGCAATCTCGGCTTCGCGCTGGCCCCGCTCATGGTCGCCGCCGTCGTGGCCACCGGCGGGCTGCGTCTGACGCCGCTGCTGGCGCTGCCCGCACTCGCCGGCATCGCGCTGTGCCTGCCCGTGCTGCACGCGCTGGGACGGCGGCAAGCCGCCGGCGCCGGTACGGCGATACCGGCCGGGGGCGACGACCGGGCGTCCTTCGTGAAACTGTCGCTGGCCGTGGTGTGCCGGTCGATCGTCTTCGTCGGTCTGAGCGCCTTCATCTCGCTGTACGCCACGCAGCGCCTGCACGGCAGCGCCGCCGCGGGCCCCGCGGCGCTGTTCGTGCTCTACCTCGGCGGCGCGGTCGGCTCCGTGCTGGGCGGCTCGCTGGCCAACCGCTGGGACCGGGTCACGGTGTGCCGCTGGTCGTACCTGATATCGGTCGGGGCCGTCGCGGGAGTGGTGTTCGTACCGGGCCCGGCCCTGTACCTGTTCGTGGCGCTGACGTCGGCCGGCCTGTACGTCCCCTTCTCGCTTCAGGTCACGCTCGGCCAGGACTACCTGCCCTCGCGCGTCGGCACCGCCAGCGGGATCACCCTCGGCCTGACCGTCAGCATCGGCGGTCTGGCGAGCCCCGCCATCGGCAGCATCGCCGACGCAACGTCCCTGCGCACCGCCCTGGCCCCCCTCATCCTGCTGCCGGCGCTGAGCTGGCTGTTCTTCCACACCCTGCCCGAACCCTCCCCCAAGCTCTCGACTTCCACGCTCTCGACCTCGCTCGAACAGGGGGACTCTCGTCGCCGCGGCCCGGGTCTGCGGCGCCCCCGAAGGCAGACGACGCCGATGCCGCACTCGCTCCGGCCGGGCCCGACCGCCCCTGACCGTCGGCGAGTTGACGTTCCAGAGGGGTGCGGTAGCAGCGGTGATCAGAGTTCCTGA
- a CDS encoding putative quinol monooxygenase translates to MPIVVATLRTKPGRREEVLAAFRRHTPAVHAEPGCLLYAAHAGEDRVTVVENWADQAALDAHSAGPVLAALGGEIADALAGPMDVAVLEPVPAGEPEKGQLPNT, encoded by the coding sequence TTGCCCATAGTCGTCGCCACCCTCCGGACCAAGCCCGGCCGCCGCGAGGAGGTGCTCGCGGCGTTCCGCCGGCACACTCCCGCCGTGCACGCCGAGCCCGGCTGCCTGCTCTACGCCGCCCATGCCGGCGAGGACCGGGTCACCGTCGTGGAGAACTGGGCCGACCAGGCCGCCCTCGACGCCCACTCGGCCGGGCCGGTGCTGGCCGCGCTGGGCGGGGAGATCGCCGATGCGCTGGCCGGCCCGATGGACGTCGCGGTGCTGGAGCCGGTGCCCGCCGGCGAGCCGGAGAAGGGGCAGCTGCCGAACACCTGA
- a CDS encoding GNAT family N-acetyltransferase has product MNIRVASTDDLAILTALNAIVHDAHVRHRPDLFVSAPARGALEALLIGQLSDPDTTFLIAETTPDGDALGYAMARVAAKHGNARVAPDSIVSLEQIAVDPSASRRGVGSALLDAVRDIGRAAGCRRMVTHVWDFNEGARSFYQASGLRPMNRMLDQEL; this is encoded by the coding sequence ATGAACATTCGCGTCGCTTCGACGGACGACCTCGCGATACTGACGGCCCTCAACGCCATCGTTCATGACGCGCACGTCCGCCACCGGCCCGATCTCTTCGTCAGTGCTCCCGCGCGCGGCGCCCTCGAAGCGCTCCTGATCGGTCAGCTGTCAGATCCGGACACGACCTTCCTCATCGCCGAGACGACGCCCGACGGGGATGCCCTGGGATACGCCATGGCCCGAGTGGCCGCGAAGCACGGCAATGCGCGCGTTGCGCCGGACTCGATCGTCTCGCTTGAGCAGATCGCCGTGGACCCGAGCGCCTCACGCAGGGGCGTCGGCTCGGCGCTGCTGGATGCCGTGCGGGACATCGGACGGGCCGCCGGCTGCCGACGCATGGTCACCCACGTCTGGGATTTCAATGAAGGCGCCCGTTCCTTCTACCAGGCCTCCGGCCTGAGGCCCATGAACAGGATGCTCGATCAGGAACTCTGA